The DNA sequence gaaaaaagagagtgctagaggaaaaagaagagaaaatgaagaaaataaagaaaataaagaaagcaaGCCAGACATGTCAACGAAGAGTGGAATAAAGCTGTCATCCCTCACTACGCTCAAGGAGAGGAATAAAAAAGGGATCCGACAGGACGAGAAAGGGTTTTTAGGActtcaagtttttctttttcagcttcTCCAACCTCACGATGAGACCTTCAGTGAGAATATCTCCTTGAACAAATAAATCTTCGACTTCTATTGTATAGTGATAAGTGAGAGACTATAAGAGACtataaacaattatattataatggATTTCTCATCTCCAAATGCTCGTGGACGTAGGTATTATgtcgaatcacgtaaatttgCGTGTTtcactctctttatttttcttgcatttaCTTCTTATTTATCACCATGGATGTATGCACCGATGTTGTACAGTTGCACCGGATCATTTTCGAGGGCTCCAAATCACATAGATCGAAACCTGAGTCGTCCCAACAGGTCGAGAATgactctttttcctctttcaacTTGTAGTGCGATTTTTTCGACATCAACAAACCATGatgaccaaaacaaaacaaaaacaaagattttCTTAACAGACTGGGGGTCAACTGCAAATTTAACCATTATTGACATATAATTTACTCATACAAAGCCATATCATCCTTATGGAGTCCTACTACAATGTATACACAAGCACAAATAATTGAATGCCAAATTGGGATTAGTGAAAATGGACCCACCTGCATACATCCCCACATTCGGGACAAAATCAGATTCCAAACGCTTTAACTGCAGGTCTTTCTCGCCCATTGAATCCAAAGATGTATGGAAATTTTCATATAGAGATGAACAACTTTGACGTTTGGTTAACtccaaaatagaataaatttgCAGAAGCATGAATTTCCTCAtctttagagcattagcattagatttataaaatttatttttaaattttaataaaaaatataatttttcatatatctaaaactttcttatccattattttatattagattaattattgaattcaacaaaataataatataatattattttttaataataatatattattttttcatattttataataacactaatttaattaattaatagtttaattttattcttatattattattataaagacggttagagattaaatgtgaataaaaaatactgttagagattaaaagtgaataaaaaataaatttaatagatgaatagtaactttttaaatttgaagaaacacaTCTATTTACTATAGCTCAAAACttcttatttatcttttttttttatttatttattttatagtatttcCCATTTATATCTTTAGTTAATTCAATGCAATGTCAATACTCTAATGAGCCATATTCTCGATGCAGTATTTTCCAATGTTCGTGTCGGTCCAAGATAATATCATACCTCATCCTTAAATGAGCCACATTCTCGATGTATTTTCCGAGGTTCGTGTTGGTCCAAGATAATATCATAACATCGTAGCACCATATACGGGCAAGAACAGTTTCCAGGTACAGACAGCCCGACAAGAGGACGGCTAGTCTATGGATTTTCAGTGCTAAATGATCGTTCATTGGACGCAGTTGTTGAGCTAATatgaaacaaattaattatttgatttcataattatagaatcaacttatttaatttttgtaattatccAATAAAGAGATTTAGAGCcggttttataatttttataatatctcaacttattttattattatttataaattttaactcataaattttattattattcataaattatcttatctcattttcaatttaatcacgactttaatttattgatataaaatattttacgtCTATTCAACCACTTAGAATATGAACAATGTAAAATGTCACTTCAATAAACACAAttgaagataataaaattttaaatatatatgtaaacttATAAGTAAATCATGATAcgtgtataattatttttataattctataaaatgatattatttttataaattaatttagtaTTCAAATTAAACAAAGTTTGGCAAAGAatgaattgtgaaaattaataatttttttaggttgTACCTCGTTttaaggttatgtttggatgttgaactgagttgaattgagttgagatgataaaatattattagaatattattttttaatattattattattttaaaatttaaaaaaattaaattttttattatattttgtattaaaattttaaaaaattataataataaattaagatgaattgagagatgtTTAATAAGTAAACTCAACCTAAATCAGCAGTTGGAGGGTGATTTTCATTAGGAATGTGTACTGTCACATCCACGAGAGTGCAACTGTGGAAGGATGCTTTTAAGTACAAATCGCCATGATGAAAttgcaaggaaaataaaactcGCAGGACCCCCCGGCCGGGGCCTCCTTTGGGAGCAGGCAATAATTGGAGGTGATCTCTACCCCACGCTCCTAGACAAAAATCGCATGTGACTCAGGATGTCTCCATTTATATTTGCTTACAGGTCATTTAAGTTTCCAATCTATCGAAGACAGTCGTCTTCACGAGCCTCATTGATGCTTCCATTAATGATTAAGCAACAGTGACTGGAGATACCTGAGGTCGAGTAGAGTATATATTAGGCGGAGTTCTAAGTTCAGGTCTATTAATGGAGGGAGCCTTAGGGGaagatcatgaatttatgtCATCCACACTTCTATTCTAGTTTTCTGTAAGATTAAAAGAACAAGTGATCCCATCGCCGAGTTAAAGTAACTGAGATGGGTGTGCATGCGagcaagaacaagaacaagaattTGTTTGACAAAGACGTTAGCGGGTTGATGGAGAAGACAGGGTTTCTGCagaaagaaatgagggagatGATTTgtgagagggagaaagagagcaAGGGTTATGAGCGAGACATGATGATTTTTGCATTCAAGGAGGCGGAGTGGAAGCAAGAGAGGAAGAGGCTAAGAGGAGAGGTGAAGAGCTTGAGGAAGATGGTGGAAGAGAAAGAGGATAAGATCAGAGGGATGGGGGAGAAGAAGAGTGATCAGATCAAAGAGTGGGAAATGTTGGGAACCAGCTTCATGATGGAGCAAATGAGGGAGGAGAGAGCTCGGCGAGATGAGACTGTGGAGAAGTGGAAGCAGCTATATCTTGCCATTAAGATGGAGCTTGATGATCTCATTCAGAGAACACATGATCATGGTACgtacactctctctctctctctttctaatgtatatgtatatatgtgctCACACACTATTCAGAAATTCTAATTCATGATTCAGTTGCTGTTGTTCATGTATTGGGATAGGGGTGAAGAGAATGTTTTTCGGTTACCCCGCATGAAAGAATGCCTCAATTATTCagctaaaaaaaaaggaaattaagaaTGTCTCAGTTTATGTCTTTCCTTCAGAATATTCACTCTTTAAACCCTTCTAAGCATATGAAACGTGCTTTAAGGAAAGAAGAATGTGAATGAAATTGTACTTACAGTAATGCAATGGCCTTGGTTAATctatatagaataatattcatcCTGTCTATACCCAAAGTCTAATAAATATTGGTGA is a window from the Juglans regia cultivar Chandler chromosome 7, Walnut 2.0, whole genome shotgun sequence genome containing:
- the LOC108980693 gene encoding E3 ubiquitin-protein ligase BRE1A-like — its product is MGVHASKNKNKNLFDKDVSGLMEKTGFLQKEMREMICEREKESKGYERDMMIFAFKEAEWKQERKRLRGEVKSLRKMVEEKEDKIRGMGEKKSDQIKEWEMLGTSFMMEQMREERARRDETVEKWKQLYLAIKMELDDLIQRTHDHGDVQNWRAEEEEEMMIEELQRELNAKEETIKALKARVASMEHEEYKKEREIDILRQSLRIMSSQKTASRVTKNLP